In Candidatus Nitrosotenuis uzonensis, the sequence CTTTGATATTTTGACTCTAAATAACACCAATTCCCTATATACTGTTTTTTTATCATCCAATCGTTTTACCTCTACCGTATCAATCATTTTGTCAAGTTGCTTTACAATTTGATCAATCTGACGTTCATCGCCGATGGTGGTTATTGTCATCTTTGAGAATTCCGGATTCTCTGTCACGCCAACAGATATACTATCAATGTTAAAGTTCTTGGATCTGAATAGGTGTGTTATCTTAAATAGGATTCCCGGTTTGTTTTCAACCAATATTGATAAAATTGCCCAGACCAAGTTTCTCACGACGGTAAAATCATGTCTTTTAATGAAGTTCCTGGTGCCACAAACGGCAATACGTCCTCTTCAGGATCGATTGGAATATCTATTACGGTCGCAACATCGCTCTTAAGACCTGCCTTTATTGCATGACCAAGCTCGTCCAAGCTTCCAACTCTTATTCCTTGAGCTCCGTATGACTCAGCAAGTTTGACATAATCTGGACAGTGTTTTTGATCCACGCCGATCATTCTCCTGTCATAGAATGTCCTTTGCCATTGCGCCACCATTCCAAGTAGATAGTTGTTAACGAGAAATACAATTACAGGTAGGCCTTCAAGGACAGAGGTTGCAAGAGAGTTCTCAGTCATGTTAAAGCTTCCGTCTCCGGCAATGTCAACTACTGGTAAATCAGGTCTTGCCGCCTTTGCTCCTATTGCAGCTGGGAACCCCCAACCCATGGTGCCAAGTCCAGTAGAGCTGAAAAATGTACCTGGATGAATTACGTCATAGAATAAAGATGCCCACATTTGATGTTGGCCAACTTCTGTTGTTACTATCGACTCTGCAGGCATCACCTCTCGTAACTTTCTGAGAATTTTGGCAGCAGTGAGCTCGCCTGGGTGTAATTTTAAATTTTGCCTCCAATAATCCTTGACTTCTGTTACGTGTGTTAGCCATACATTGTGTTCAGACTTTTTTGTTACTTGTTCTGCCAATAGTCTGAGAAATATCCTAAGAGATGCCTTTACGTCTCCTACTACTGCCACGCTTGTAGTTTGATTCTTGCCAATTTCTGCAGGGTCAACATCAAGATGAATTATCTTTAGATTCTTTTCAAATTCATCAAATCTTCCAACCGATCTATCAGAAAATCTCGTTCCTATTGCTAAAACACAGTCTGCTTCACTCATTATTTTATTTGCTTCAGCATGACCATGCATGCCTATTGGCCCCAGTGACAAAGGATGATTTTCCGGAAATGCACCTTTGCCCTTGAACGTAGTCACTACTGGGATCATGAGCATTTCTGCAAGAGATTGTAGTTCTGCGAATGCCGATGATATTATCACTCCACCTCCAGCCAGTATGACTGGTCTTGTTGACGATAACAATAGTTTGATTGCTCTCTCTATTGCAACGACATCAGGGTCTGTCCAGGGATGATATCCACGTATTTTTACTTCTTCTGGGAATGGAATGTCCGCTTCATTCTGCTGTACATCCTTTGGGACGTCGATGAGTACGGCTCCTGGCCTACCTGTTTCTGCTATGTAAAATCCTTTTTTTACAACTTCTGGAATTTCAGTTGGTGTGGTAGGCTGGAAAGAGTATTTTACAACAGGATTTGCTATTCCGATTATATCACTTTCTTGGAATGCATCACGTCCAATCATGGAT encodes:
- the ilvN gene encoding acetolactate synthase small subunit, with translation MVWAILSILVENKPGILFKITHLFRSKNFNIDSISVGVTENPEFSKMTITTIGDERQIDQIVKQLDKMIDTVEVKRLDDKKTVYRELVLFRVKISKASDSMEISNIANAFNAKIHDARKDSIMLELTATPDQIHNLQELLIPYGILDIARTGVAALQRAEN
- the ilvB gene encoding biosynthetic-type acetolactate synthase large subunit, which translates into the protein MQTMSGAKALIKALEKQGVKEIFGLPGGANLPMYDELFKSNIRHILVRHEQSAAHMADGFGRVSRKAGVCFATSGPGATNIVTGLATAQADSAPMVAITGQVPLSMIGRDAFQESDIIGIANPVVKYSFQPTTPTEIPEVVKKGFYIAETGRPGAVLIDVPKDVQQNEADIPFPEEVKIRGYHPWTDPDVVAIERAIKLLLSSTRPVILAGGGVIISSAFAELQSLAEMLMIPVVTTFKGKGAFPENHPLSLGPIGMHGHAEANKIMSEADCVLAIGTRFSDRSVGRFDEFEKNLKIIHLDVDPAEIGKNQTTSVAVVGDVKASLRIFLRLLAEQVTKKSEHNVWLTHVTEVKDYWRQNLKLHPGELTAAKILRKLREVMPAESIVTTEVGQHQMWASLFYDVIHPGTFFSSTGLGTMGWGFPAAIGAKAARPDLPVVDIAGDGSFNMTENSLATSVLEGLPVIVFLVNNYLLGMVAQWQRTFYDRRMIGVDQKHCPDYVKLAESYGAQGIRVGSLDELGHAIKAGLKSDVATVIDIPIDPEEDVLPFVAPGTSLKDMILPS